A genomic region of Manihot esculenta cultivar AM560-2 chromosome 15, M.esculenta_v8, whole genome shotgun sequence contains the following coding sequences:
- the LOC122721989 gene encoding metalloendoproteinase 3-MMP-like, translating to MASKAFAIFSFTIIVFISLLPRAALAKFDDKKSPPFDFLKNLQGCHKGDKLKGIHELKTYLEHFGYLHYENQSHANGDDFDELLESALKTYQLNYHLNVTGSLDSQTVSKMIMPRCGVPDIVNGTTRMDSSKKNHHHSSTILHTVSHYTFFPGNPKWPTSKYSLTYGFLPRTPTQAVDPVAKAFQTWAANTHFRFSRVQDYTTADIKIGFHKGNHGDGYSFDGRGGILAHAFAPQDGRFHYDADERWAIGAMQGAYDLETVALHEIGHLLGLGHSSVEGAIMFSSISSGTTKGLHNDDIQGIRTLYNV from the coding sequence ATGGCTTCTAAAGCTTTCGCCATCTTCTCTTTCactattattgtcttcatttcTCTTCTTCCTCGTGCAGCTTTAGCAAAGTTTGATGATAAAAAATCACCACCATTTGATTTCCTTAAGAATCTTCAAGGATGCCATAAGGGTGATAAGCTCAAAGGCATTCATGAGCTGAAAACCTACCTTGAACATTTTGGTTACTTACACTATGAAAATCAGTCTCATGCCAATGGTGATGATTTTGATGAACTATTGGAGTCTGCTCTTAAAACCTATCAGCTCAATTACCATTTGAACGTCACTGGATCCTTAGATTCTCAAACTGTGTCCAAGATGATTATGCCTCGATGTGGTGTACCAGACATCGTTAATGGAACCACTCGAATGGATTCTAGCAAGAAAAACCATCACCATAGCTCCACCATCCTCCATACAGTCTCTCATTATACATTCTTCCCTGGAAATCCAAAATGGCCAACCTCTAAGTATAGTCTCACCTATGGGTTTCTTCCTCGAACTCCAACTCAAGCTGTGGACCCTGTTGCAAAAGCTTTCCAAACATGGGCTGCCAACACACATTTCAGGTTTTCAAGGGTACAAGATTATACCACTGCCGATATCAAAATAGGGTTTCACAAAGGTAACCATGGGGATGGATATTCTTTTGATGGACGTGGTGGAATTCTTGCTCATGCCTTTGCACCGCAAGATGGACGATTCCATTATGATGCAGATGAAAGATGGGCAATAGGTGCAATGCAAGGGGCATACGACTTGGAGACTGTGGCCTTGCATGAGATAGGACACCTACTTGGTCTTGGGCATAGCTCAGTGGAAGGAGCTATTATGTTTTCGAGTATTTCTTCTGGGACGACTAAGGGTCTCCATAACGATGACATCCAAGGAATTCGTACTTTATATAATGTTtga